In the genome of Saccharomonospora viridis DSM 43017, one region contains:
- a CDS encoding 4a-hydroxytetrahydrobiopterin dehydratase, with the protein MTELLSDQRIDEALQGLPEWRRVGDAIERSAELASFPQAIEVVNRVAERAEAANHHPDIDIRWRTVTFRLSTHSHGGITEKDIALAGEIDDVITDV; encoded by the coding sequence ATGACGGAGCTACTCAGTGACCAACGCATCGACGAGGCCCTGCAGGGGCTGCCCGAATGGCGGCGGGTCGGAGACGCGATCGAACGCAGCGCCGAGTTGGCGAGTTTCCCGCAAGCCATCGAGGTGGTGAACCGGGTGGCCGAACGCGCGGAGGCGGCGAACCACCATCCGGACATCGACATCCGGTGGCGCACCGTGACCTTCCGCCTCAGCACCCATTCCCACGGCGGGATCACGGAGAAGGACATCGCACTCGCCGGTGAGATCGATGACGTGATCACGGACGTGTGA